The Mesoaciditoga lauensis cd-1655R = DSM 25116 DNA window CAGACTCTTTTTCATATTTCTTCCTCCTTCACCAAAAGATTGTGTTTTTATATACTCACGTCATGCGTGAGCTTTAAATAATCTCCCTTATCATTTACTCATGCTGTGCGTGAACATTACGAAAAATATTACAAGAGACATTACAAAAATTTTTTATGAAAACATGTGAGCAACATTTGAGTACAACGTTTTTGATTTAGGATCCGCTTTTCAAGCGCCCAAGGCAATTTTTTCGAAGTCCTGTCAGAACGGATTCGCTCTTTTTTCCATCTTACGATTCAAAATATGAGGCACGCTCAGACACCCATCCGTGAGTGCTTCGCTTTCTCGGTACATCCTGTGCCTCTCAACCTCATATTTTGAATCTCCAGATGGGAGCTCATATGTTCTGACAAGTACTTCGAGGGTGGAGTTTAATCCCTTTTTGAAATGCTTTGTAACATTAACGCACAATGTGAGTCATTTACTGCTCACCATTTGCTATGCACTATTCACCAGGTGTTTCTCCATCTATAATACTAAGATGAAAAACTAAAAAATTATAAAGCTTTACATCGTTACGTTTCAAGATTTGCATTTTGATGAAGATGTTGAACTTAACAAAAAAGAAAAGGGCCGGAAACACGGCCCTTTTCTTTTTATTGGTTATTAATTTTTATTATTTGTAGAGAGAATAGAAGTCAACACCAGGTCTCATTGCGTTGTAATACCAGCCCTTAAGATCAGCACGTTGTACGTGGTGTCCCATTGGCTGAGCTGTCCAGATTGCGTAGGCAATGTCATAAGCCTTGACGTTCAATTCTTTGTAGATTTCGGCACGTTTTGCAGGATCGGTTGTTTTCATGGATTCGTTGATTAAACCATCCATGTTTTCCTTTGCCCATGCTACGTAGTTCTTCCCAAGAGTGCTTCCGTAGGCACCAGCGGAACCGTAGAAAGGTTGTGCAAAGTCATATGGATCTGGATAGTCTGCCAACCATCCAAGTGCGAACAACGGAAGTTTTCCAGCCAAATAGTCATCCAAGAAAGAAGCCCACAATTCGGATTTTATCTGGACGTTGAATTTAGGATTAATCTTTCTTGCGAATGCCCTGATCATTTCAGCTGCTGTTCTTCGAGCAACGTTACCGGAGTTATAAACGACCGTCATCGTGAAACCTTTTTTCCAAAGCTCACCGTTGTAAGCCTTCTTGAAGTATTCAGTTGCTTTTGCAAGATCTTGGTGATAGGTCGGTGGAACTTTTGGATCGTAACCAAGCATGCCTTTTGGTATACAACCATTAGGAACGATGGCTTGGCCGTTGAGTACTTGATCGATGTACGTCTTGTATGGGAAGAGATACACGAAAGCTTTTCTTACATCCAAATTGGAGAAGAAGTCCGGTGGTATTCCTTTTCCATCCAGCTTTCCGCTTCCGACGTATGGATTTCCTTTTGCGTTGATATTCCAGTTGAAGAAGACGTCATCTATAACCAATTCTGGAAGATTCTTTATGACGGTTACGCCAGGAAGTTTCTCAACTTGGCTCATGTATTGTTGTGGCACGTAGATCATATCAGCATTTCCCTGCATGAGGTCAAGTTTTCTTGTCGTAAATTCTTGGACTCTCTTTATGATTCCGTATTCGATCTTCGCTGGGCCAGCCCAGTAGTGATCGAATCTCTTGAAGACGATTTCTCTACCCTTTGTCCATCTTTCAAGGGTGAAAGGTCCGCTTCCATTTTCGATGGAGTAAAGTGGATCTTTTTCTCTTGTTGGGTTGTGATATTTCCACCATGTATCGGCTCTTCCATCCCATGCACCGTTTTCTGCTGCCCATTTTTTGTCAACAATAGCGCTCCAGTTTGCACCATGAGCAAGAATGAAGAGGAATGGTGGATAAGCGTGTGGAAGATGAATTATCAAGTCGTTGCCCTTGATTTCGAAATCCTTATCGAGCATGTTGAACGCGTCGATAAGTGCTTGTTTGTATTGAGCATTCTTCGGAGTTCTTGTGTCTTTGATGAAGAGATCGGAGTAATGTTTTACTCCTGCGAGCTTGGCTGCCCAATCTTCTAAGGTGTCAACGTAAGCTCCGTCGATTTCTTTCAACAGTGGTTCTGCCAACATCCACGTTGGTCCACCCGCTCTGTCAAATATGATG harbors:
- a CDS encoding ABC transporter substrate-binding protein, translating into MKKVLIVLAAVLLVGAMVGMATTVVEETIGTIATLDPAWSYDTASGEAIWQLYDNLIQYNGASLKEFKPMISTNVPSEKDGTILDNGKTYIFHIRQGVYFHNGDVLTPEDVKYSLERTIIFDRAGGPTWMLAEPLLKEIDGAYVDTLEDWAAKLAGVKHYSDLFIKDTRTPKNAQYKQALIDAFNMLDKDFEIKGNDLIIHLPHAYPPFLFILAHGANWSAIVDKKWAAENGAWDGRADTWWKYHNPTREKDPLYSIENGSGPFTLERWTKGREIVFKRFDHYWAGPAKIEYGIIKRVQEFTTRKLDLMQGNADMIYVPQQYMSQVEKLPGVTVIKNLPELVIDDVFFNWNINAKGNPYVGSGKLDGKGIPPDFFSNLDVRKAFVYLFPYKTYIDQVLNGQAIVPNGCIPKGMLGYDPKVPPTYHQDLAKATEYFKKAYNGELWKKGFTMTVVYNSGNVARRTAAEMIRAFARKINPKFNVQIKSELWASFLDDYLAGKLPLFALGWLADYPDPYDFAQPFYGSAGAYGSTLGKNYVAWAKENMDGLINESMKTTDPAKRAEIYKELNVKAYDIAYAIWTAQPMGHHVQRADLKGWYYNAMRPGVDFYSLYK